The sequence below is a genomic window from Uranotaenia lowii strain MFRU-FL chromosome 2, ASM2978415v1, whole genome shotgun sequence.
taaaagtacatttactactcatcttaactaggccgggcccactgtgcagtattggacgcagagacaactggaacacagggaggaagaaacgtggacaacagtaccatacgttcccatggCTACTTATAACTAAGATTTTAACGTTGGAAGCACATATGCTAAATTTTCTGTGCTCCTTGATGATGGTCCGTGTGCATTTGTCCTTCTTGGgatggaaatgatgtttttctgcacagaaatccaaaacctCATTGTACAAGTAATATTtccttccaaattttttttttttatttatctttaaacTACGACTTTAGTATTGTATAAACGAGAATAGTAATAGTTAAATTAAAAGTTTCGGATTTCGATGCACTATCATTTCTGGtctttgaccttggatatagcgccattgctcgctcttgaaaagaaatattagaagaataaaaaaacataattagtATTCCCAAAAACCCTTCCCCCAGGAAAacttctttcaaaataattcaatgataaaaacaaGTTGCGCATTATACAGTGTCAAATGCGGTTCAAACTACGGTCAAATGTGGTTAAACTAGCATGCATTCAACTAGTTCATTTCGGTGACCCAGCAATGAGCATCACTATCTGCAAAGTACAAGCAGTACTACCTCTAAACTAAAATTGACCACTCCTCACTCTTCCagaatattcataaaaattgtttggCATAAATGATGAATTTTCTTGTGAATAGTGAAAAAGCGAGCATTCATATGCACCCTCATACCACTGCTCATACCGCGGGACAAAGATGCAACAACACGAAGCTTTTTAAGAACGTGccacagaagaaaaaagtgCTTCCACTGAGTGTGGGTAGGTAGAACAGCAATCTGTCTCAATggatcaaaataagaaaaataaaaccccGGTCCCTCAATGGTAAGGGTAaaactaaaaacataaattgaattaaaatatagaaataaTATACTTagcttttcagtcacttcctCATACTTATCACAGCAAATCTCAGGAAATTTTATCGAAGCAATCCGAGCGAAACCATCAGCCAGCAGGGTTTTGGCCAGCTTGACATCAGCAATCAGCACATCCAAAATAGCGAAGAAACTCCTTTAACTTTCACTCTCTTTCAGTAACAgtaggggaactgggtataaaatgcgcagtcgggacaagatgcgccaccttcagtatttcactaaacaaacattgttcaacatttctgaaTATGCCAGTTCgttctatttacacttttatgcGTTTATAAACATTTGTGGACCTTATAAGTTTACTATATtgcgtaaatttgacgaaaaacgaaaacaaaatttttttggagcttttcttgcaatttttcaacttttctcgtaagAATTTGCGGCATCTATCAGCAAAACATTTACCTGACATCTGTTCCAATGATGAACAATAGCCTTGACAAtcatcacacaacgaaaaatttccttattgaattattttttctgttattttaaacgatttttaataaacatatctaggcagggcaaaacgcgccatgtctgTTTATCATTAAGCATGTCtcatatttgttaaaatttttttcagttttcattacaacaattttaaggataattatatgttgaattggaaaacataacttgaatatgaACGAATATacttaaaattccaaaatttaatatagatttaattatttattcacaagaacgtcagtatatctggcagcactgcgcgtaacaatacatttttccatctgtgaagtagaaaagaagtgtttttacctgccAGACACTTTCGGAGGCCCTTGAATTAATTAACACTTATAAATCGTTAAACGGCgcgtttgggtacacacatatgcgcactttgccccgaacgaaatggaaatcatactttagaaagccttttaaaattcaacgattAAGACCTATATAATTGGTTTAAGTGTTCCGGTTTGTTTATTTCTGGTGAAGAACAGtccccttttcaaaactattgtcgaatttactggattgcattcttcatttacgagtaatgaaagattcttcttaacgtgggcgtcttacccccagttcccctacttTAAAACTTATcttaacaatattttcttcctttttctaTTCCTGTGCATTCCTCTAGCTCTCAGATTTTACAAACAATGTTTGTTATCCCACACGAACCGTCCCAAGAAAAAACGAATCTGTTACTTTTAACTCCCTACTCATTTATCACCAAAAACAATTTCCTCTCACTTCCACACCATTGTAGTTTGTCtagtgctattttttttaaatatcgcgCACTCACgccaatcaaaattaatttatttcacCATTGCCAGCGTTAATAGACTCTTAACTGGTTTCAGACATGGAAATTTATAACCAGATTGAATCGAAGTCACTTCAGCCCCAACACGTGTTTTTCgaacaaacattttttcgagttttccTCAAATTTTCTCCCTTTTCAGAACGCTAATTTCCTAACTTTCTTCTGAAAACTGGTGGCCACTGTATCACTGGATCCCGGTTGTTCGGTAGATATATTTTTCATCGGTTTAACTTTTATTTatcgataaaattcaaaatttttgcggACGAATGAAAAAACGCGTGCCCTACTCATTTTAATGGTTGTGCTAAACGTAAAAACTTatgctacacaaataacacacgacgtattacaggacacgacatttaacgtttttactaacggaaaaaggaattaaatttaccttttttgtcgaccggtttcgggctcgatgttgcccatctacaggacgatgtccgactgactaGATGAAGGAAAAACACCAATACATGTTCATACTATCATTTGAAGCTGCTGAAACAAGAAGATTACCATACAGCTTCCGAGTGTATTGTCCTGAAATGCGCGGCAAAGAAAAAGTTGTGTTGGCAGTCAGTGCTTAGTGCAATAAACGGCAATCTGTGCAAGCGAGTGAtcagaacaaaacaaaagcaTCGCAAAAAATTAGCGTCGCTCGCACAAGCCCAGCCGGTGAAGAAGAATCAAAGGGTACCGCAAcccattgaaaattttgtagtcaATTTGTCTTCGATTGGTTTGACTGCAAATGAAAACGCCTTGTTGAATAAAGGTTTGAATTTCGCCGTGGCTCCCGAGTTTCCCCCAGTTGCGGATATAGTCAATAATATTGAAAGCGCTATACAGTTTCGGAATTTTCCTTCCAAATCTGCTTTGCGCCACGATATTGGAAATGTAATTTCGAAAACCGCACAGAAAAAGCCcctttcaaaatctgaaatagTAGGCCCCGAAAAAGTTATAGCCAAGTTGAAGAAACACGAAGTGATTTTCACGCGAGCGGATAAGGGGAATGCTGTAGTGATTTTGGATAGGCAAGACTACGACAACAAGGTTCGGGACATGATTTCAACGGGCCCGTATGAGGAATGCATTTACAAAAACGGTAAGCCAAAAGACCCTCTCAATACTATGATCGAGGAAGCAAACAGCACAAGGCAAAAAGTGGCCGATTTAATGGgcgaaataaaacttgaaagaaaATTCCTCGTCCCGAACCCAAAAGTAGCCTCATTGTACTGCCTCccaaaaatccataaaaaccCAATCGCAATGCGGCCTATTTCTTCAAACATCTGCACACCAACCGAAAAAATGGCAGCGTGGTTGGTAGAAGAAATGCGGAAGTATCCAGTTAAGCACGGCAAGAGTGTTCTTATCTCTGTTGACTTAGTGGAACACTTGAAGGATTTCAAAGTGCGTCGAGGAGAGATTTTAGTCTCGTTTGATGTCTCCGCACTTTTTCCTAGCGTCCCTATTTCGGATGCCTTACGCAGCCTTCGCAGACACTTGGAGCGACGCCGAGCACCTCCAAACCAAATAGCAGCGTACGTCACCATAGCCGAGGTTTGTATGAACCAGAATTACTTCTTGTTTCGGGGTAAGTTCTACAAACAAACCTTCGGCCTCAGCATGGGAAGTAAATTATCTCCCCTACTGGCTGAACTTTTCATGAGTGACTTCGAAACAGATCTCGAAAAACGGGAGAAACTTTTCCCTCGAGTTTGGTGGCGTTATGTTGATGATATCTTCGCCACTGTCAAGGAACGGTATCTCCCGCAGACGCTTGAGCTTTTGAACAACCAGCATAGCTCGATCAAATTCACCGTCGAAAAAGAAGTTGATGGGAAACTTCCTTTCCTTGATCTGTTAATTTCTAGAAAAGAAGATAATACAGTAAAATTCGGAATTTATCGTAAACCCACGTCAACAGATCGCTACATTACGGTTGATTCAAACCACTTTGGTGCGCAAAAGCAAGCCGCCTTTCATTCGATGGCCCACCGTCTGTTCAACATACCAATGGAGAGCCACGAGTTTGAacaagaaaagcaaaaaattttgCTGGCAGGTGAATTGAACGGGTACGATAAAGAGTTTGTCAGCAAAATCCTCCGAAAACATGAAAGGAAAAAGCTCCGTAGCAACGCAACCACATTCAAGCCAGAAAGGGATGAATCCCAAAGAGTCAGCCTGCCGTACCACCCTCCACTGACAAATAGTATCCGTAAGATTCTCTCCAAACATGGTCTGAAGGTGGCTTACAAAAGTTCTAACACTTTGAAAGATCGACTGGTTTCTCTAAAAGACAAAGTGCCACCGGAAGAGAGATCTGGAATTTATGAGATTCCATGTGAAAACTGCCCGGCCGTCTATATTGGTCAAACCAGACGGAAATTTAGAACCAGAATTAAAGAGCACAAAAACGCAGTAGATAACAGCAGGAGCAACGAATCCAGTGTAGCTGCCCACGCGTCAGAATTTGATCACCGTATAAATTGGGATAAGgtcaagttcaaaaaatgtgtacgCAAAGCGTCACATTTAAACGCATGGGAATCCATGTTTATCACTACATCGGAAAGGCCACTTATGAACGAGGATGAcgctccaatcatatcatcgcttttcaacctgctcaaaccgaattttcaacaaaccgaccacccttcgacgaatactattggatagtatgaacatgtattggtgtttttccttcatctagtcagtcggacatcgtcctgtagatgggcaacatcgagcccgaaaccggtcgacaaaaaaggtaaatttaattcctttttccgttagtaaaaacgttaagtgtcgtgtcctgtaatacgtcgtgtgttatttgtgtagtttTAGACtagatggtaacatttaaaaaatctgattttcttctgcgcttgaatgtcaatttaaaacaaagatttaaagtagctatttatcaaaatcgcttgaaaattgaagaagttatggctacttaaccattacagtttttttttgtagttttaattaatttaacgaaccgcagtacacttatcatagtataggaagaatgaaacatgataaatctcactcgctccaagtcaaaatcatttattagcttaccagaaggtcacatgccaagtttcaggaagatctgaccatagggaggggtttctttagtctcaaacgtgaataaaattttaaggttttcctgcccgggaggaacaaaaaatactggtttttcatcaataacttttttcatcacttgcCGATTGTTTATTATggttaatatttttaaagcctgagttgagacaaatatttcacccgaagactgcaacacgattggacttgaagtaaaaaagttattgcagttcaaaggccgcaaattttgtccaacacgcaatgcgtactttttacgcattgcgttttatacgagaattttcgaccaaaatacaatctttgaaccgcaatcacttttctgtttcaaatccaatcgagttacagtcttcgggtgaaatatttgttcaacttaggctttaaaaaatcaaccataaataACAATCAGCTTGTgatgaaataagttattgatgaaaaacctgtttttttcgttccttccgggcaaaatacctcaaaatttatttacgttagagactcaagcaacccctcccaatggtcagatcttcctgaaatttggcatgtgaccttttggtaagctaataaataattttgacttggagcgagggAGATTCACCATGtgttattcttcctatactatgatagtgtactgcggttcgttatattatttaaaactacaaaaaatactgttacggtaaagtagccataactttttcaattttaaaccgattttgatacgtaaccacttgaaatctttgttttaaattgacatttaagcgcaaaagagaatcatattttttaaatgctactatcaagtctaaaactttcgttgaaacaaaattttctctaaaataatgcgttttttatatatttttttaaaaagtcacaaatatcaacaatactgttagtCAAACGCAAAACAGTGTttagatgatcgatagaaaattcattcaccttcaatatgcataagagggatttcaaattactgttatgccgtctgagatattttaatctaagtacaagaacttctATTGCAatgataagattaaaaattttaaaaatgtggataaaaattctaaaatcaagattgtagatttgaagatagttgcttaaaataagTGAAATTGGACATTTTAATGTGATTTCAATAACCTTGCTGACCATCTGAATGAATGATCTAATAGAGaacatcaattgaaaaaaaaactggtttaggaaaaaataatctaggctttgaggacaagttttaattgtGGAAAAAGGTCACAGAAAGCAGCACTGTGGTAactccagaagatttttaaatggaagtgatgacgaatagcATTATCGGTTTAAACAAGAATGTTCGCCAAGaagaactatcaaaaaattaagagaattttaaaatgacaaagatatagtgaggtaccttttcaatatcggaTTATTTAAAATCcgtgttgaatttctgtttttaaacacgtgaatttcttttatctttcttttttcagatttgttttctccaaaaatttGTAGTTGTGAAAAATGATGTGTTGGAAAGAATCTTAAGAATCATAAATTATTTGAGGAGATTTGATTTTACACTGATCAGAGAATGCTCCGACCAGGATGCTACAGTGAGTGCATATAAAAGATCTGATTTAAGTTGGCATCTAGTCTATCTACATAGGGATTTCAAGCATTTGCGCAAAATCAAATTACatttgaagtgattttttccTTTATAACTTTCTTATTCAAATATAGACATTCAAATGAAATGTAGTCAAAAAAAAGGGCAATCACACACTAGGTTGAAGAAAAATATAGGTAGTACctaatgtagggatgagatgaaggatatgcagaaaataaatcaaatttaataaaaaatcaaataaaaaataatatttgtattcgacaacactgaagataaataaaataaaatgaatttcattgacaacgtttgctatttaggcaacactaggcaaacaaacaaaataaagtcagtcattgatctattcttgtgagcgacagacgtgtagaagtgaatctctgaattgagattcgtaaattCACGACACCTACTACTTCGAAATCATAGCTAAACCTAACTGGAGATTTGTTATACAAAGTATGTTCTTTTTTACAGACCAGTTAGTGCTCTGGTCAGACAACTATTATGAGTTCCtttaaagtgaaatttaaaaatgcagCTTTGAAGAGTGCATAAGTATGTGAATTATGATACATAGCAATGCGATCTGACAGCaaggcttttttttattaccttgCGATATATTTATAAACGGGACGCGAGAAGCGATTTTAAAGCCCTTTTGCTAACTGTACAGTAACAAGTAgttttgaacattatttttaattgaggcGATATTTACGAACGCACATGCGATTGCACGAAACTAGTGAAGTAAATTCCAGAACCAGGACACGCAACGCAACATCAGAAAATGAAATGAGAGAAGATTCAATTCTTCTAAATCATACATTTAACCATTATAAAGCTAAAGTGAACTTGTCACATGTGtcaataccgtcaactggggcaacatgcaacacttttcaacttcaaaggcttctaaaatcttaatgcttacagataatcatacctcttgtacaccaaaagttttaaggttgatgggacaccaatctgacgtagtcagaaaaattattggttttaccagttattttcaaattaaaaaaaaacatgcgattttcaccctactaagaaaaaggggtaacttgcaacaaaatctgtaattaattaaaaatcaaatgaaaacgtttaaaaatttaaagtttaagatacatttgtgatgtcataccgcataaagcaccaattgcagtaattttttgttttgttcgaattaaattttaca
It includes:
- the LOC129742387 gene encoding uncharacterized protein LOC129742387; the encoded protein is MAAWLVEEMRKYPVKHGKSVLISVDLVEHLKDFKVRRGEILVSFDVSALFPSVPISDALRSLRRHLERRRAPPNQIAAYVTIAEVCMNQNYFLFRGKFYKQTFGLSMGSKLSPLLAELFMSDFETDLEKREKLFPRVWWRYVDDIFATVKERYLPQTLELLNNQHSSIKFTVEKEVDGKLPFLDLLISRKEDNTVKFGIYRKPTSTDRYITVDSNHFGAQKQAAFHSMAHRLFNIPMESHEFEQEKQKILLAGELNGYDKEFVSKILRKHERKKLRSNATTFKPERDESQRVSLPYHPPLTNSIRKILSKHGLKVAYKSSNTLKDRLVSLKDKVPPEERSGIYEIPCENCPAVYIGQTRRKFRTRIKEHKNAVDNSRSNESSVAAHASEFDHRINWDKVKFKKCRCTVPDECDDPDEWEDDG